The sequence CAGTGCGTAGGCGGCGAGGCCGAGCAGCGGGAAGACGACGAACGTCGCGGCGAGGACGGTGACGTGCAGCCGCCAGTGCCGCAGCCCGTCGAGCGCCTCGGCGGTGGACAGGCGCGCCCCGTACAGGAAGAAGAGCAGTGCCACGGCGGCCGTCGACGCCCCCGATACGCCGCTCGCGGCGCCGCCGCGCGCGGGGAGCAGCGCGGCGAGCAGGACGGTGCCGAGGAGCGACAGGATGTACGGGTCCAGCGGGAGCCGGAGGCGTTTCATGGCGGAGGCCGTCCTCGGGGTGTACGGGGAAGGATGGGGGCGCCATCGATCGTGCCGCACCCGGCCGCTGATCGGGAACCCCGTACACCACTCTGACTGTTATCGCGCCCGACGATGACCGTGACTACACTCCCCCACCGTGTACGAGCCCTCCCACCTGCGCACCTTCCTCACCGTGGCGCAGACGCTCAGCTTCACGCGGGCCGCGCAGCGGCTCGGGGTGCGGCAGTCGACGGTGAGCCAGCACGTGCGGCGCCTGGAGGAGCAGACCGGGAGGCCGCTCTTCGTCCGGGACACGCACTCGGTCGCGCTCACCGAGGACGGCGAGGCGATGCTCGGCTTCGCGCGGCGCCTCCTCGCGGTGCAGGAGCAGGCGGCGGCGCACTTCGCGGGGACGCGGCTGCGCGGGCGACTGCGCTTCGGGGCCTCCGAGGACTTCGTGCTGACGCGGCTCCCGGAGATCCTGGAGTCCTTCCGGCGGGCGCACCCGGAAGTGGACCTGGAGCTGACCGTGGAGCTGTCGGGGACGCTCCACGAGCGGCTCGCCGAGGGGCGTCTCGATCTCGTGCTCGCCAAGCGGCGGGCCGAGGAGACGCACGGGGTGCTGGTGTGGCGCGACACGCTCGTGTGGGTCGCGGGCGAGCGGCTGCGGCTCGACCCGGAGCGACCGCTCCCGCTCATCGTGTACCCGCCGCCCGGCATCACCCGCGATCGGGCGCTGCGCGTCCTGGAGCGCGAGGGCCGCGCGTACCGCGTCGCGTGCACGAGCGGGAGCCTCAACGGGCTCGTCGCGGCGGCCCGCGCGGGCCTCGGGGTCATGCCGCACGCGCGGGGCCTGATCCCGCCGGGCCTCGTCCGGGTGCCCGAGCGGGCGGGGCTCCCCGCGCTGGGCGACGTCGATTTCGTCCTGGTCCACGACGACCGGCGCGCGGAGGCCCGGGAGCCGGGGCGGGCCCTCGCGGAGGCGATCCTGGCGAGCGGGGACCGGCTGCACGGGGGGTGAGAAGGGGCGGGGCGCGCAAGGCGACCGGGCTGGGCGGACGGAGTGACCGGACCGGCGGAGCGACCGAGCCGGGCGGACCGGGCGGAGCGACCGGACCGGGCGGTACGGCGAAGGGGCCGCCTCGCCAAGCGGCACGCCGACGCGGCGCGACGGCCTGCGGCGGCACGGCGGCCTGCGGCGGCGCGACGGCCTGCGGCGCCACGGCGGCGCGACGGCGAAACCCCTTTCCGGTCTCCTGACCTCGTATGACATATTCCCGCCATGCGGACAGAGGTGGCGGGAGACGGTACGGGGACGAGCGGCGGGCCCGACGTCGCGGAGTGGGCGCTGCGCGCCGCCACCGCGGCGGATCTCGACGCCCTCGTGGAGATACGGGCCGAGGTCATGCGCCCGGACCTGGAGCGCCTCGGGCGCTACGACGAGCACCGCGTGCGGCAGCGGCTGCGGGACTCCTTCTCGCCGGCCCACACCTCGGCGGTCGTGTGCGGCGGGGCGCTCGCGGGGTGCGTCACCTTCCGGCCCGCCGAGGACGGCGGCCACTGGCTCGAACACTTCTACCTCGCCCCCCGCCACCAGGGCCGGGGCCTCGGCGGCGCCGTCCTGCGCTCGCTCCTGGGGCGCGCGGACGGGCGGCCCGTGAGCCTGCACGTGCTGCGCGGCAGCGCCGCCCAGCGGCTCTACGCCCGCCACGGCTTCGCCGTCGAGGACGCGGGCCCGGTCGACGTACTGATGGTCCGACCGGCGGACGGCGCGAGGCCGAAGGCCGCTCCCGCGACACCGGAGACGGCTCCCACGACGCCGGGGGCCGCCCCCGCGGCGGCTCAGGGCTGAACGAGGCGGACCTGGTCCACCCCCATCAGCCCGGTGAGCGGCACCCGCGCGGTGCGCTGCCCGGGATCGACGACCAGGCCACTGGACCGGATCATGTCGAGGAGCATTTCGGCGAGGGGCATGACCATGTGCCGCCCCCAGCAGCGTTCGGACGAATGCCCGAAGGGCAGATATCCGGGGACGCGTTCGGGGTCCAGTTCCTCCCAGCGCTCCGGCCTGAAT comes from Streptomyces sp. Tu6071 and encodes:
- a CDS encoding LysR substrate-binding domain-containing protein, translating into MYEPSHLRTFLTVAQTLSFTRAAQRLGVRQSTVSQHVRRLEEQTGRPLFVRDTHSVALTEDGEAMLGFARRLLAVQEQAAAHFAGTRLRGRLRFGASEDFVLTRLPEILESFRRAHPEVDLELTVELSGTLHERLAEGRLDLVLAKRRAEETHGVLVWRDTLVWVAGERLRLDPERPLPLIVYPPPGITRDRALRVLEREGRAYRVACTSGSLNGLVAAARAGLGVMPHARGLIPPGLVRVPERAGLPALGDVDFVLVHDDRRAEAREPGRALAEAILASGDRLHGG
- a CDS encoding GNAT family N-acetyltransferase; the encoded protein is MRTEVAGDGTGTSGGPDVAEWALRAATAADLDALVEIRAEVMRPDLERLGRYDEHRVRQRLRDSFSPAHTSAVVCGGALAGCVTFRPAEDGGHWLEHFYLAPRHQGRGLGGAVLRSLLGRADGRPVSLHVLRGSAAQRLYARHGFAVEDAGPVDVLMVRPADGARPKAAPATPETAPTTPGAAPAAAQG